The following coding sequences lie in one Treponema socranskii subsp. buccale genomic window:
- the tuf gene encoding elongation factor Tu: MAKEKFVRTKPHMNVGTIGHVDHGKTTLSAAITQYCARKFGDHALKYDEIDNAPEEKARGITINTRHLEYQSDKRHYAHIDCPGHADYIKNMITGAAQMDGSILVVSAPDGCMPQTKEHLLLARQVGVPKIIVFLNKCDQFDAAEADDMIEMAVEDVKDTIAKYGFSPDTPIIKGSAFKALNQPEDPANTKCIEELLTAMDTWFDDPVRDEDKPFLMPIEDIFTITGRGTVVTGRIERGVVNMNDEVEIVGIRPTQKSTVTGIEMFQKTLDQGMAGDNVGILLRGIEKKDVERGQVLAKPGTIHPHTKFEAQIYVLTEAEGGRKKPFFSGYRPQFYFRTTDITGTIELEANVQMVKPGDNVKIIGELIHPIAMDEGLKLAIREGGHTIASGQVTKIIE; this comes from the coding sequence ATGGCAAAGGAAAAGTTCGTCAGAACTAAACCCCACATGAACGTTGGAACCATCGGTCACGTAGACCATGGTAAGACTACGCTGTCGGCTGCTATCACCCAATATTGTGCAAGAAAATTCGGTGACCACGCGCTCAAGTATGACGAAATCGACAATGCTCCTGAAGAAAAGGCCCGCGGTATCACAATCAATACCCGTCACCTTGAGTACCAGTCCGATAAACGCCACTATGCGCACATCGACTGCCCGGGACACGCCGACTATATCAAAAACATGATCACCGGTGCGGCGCAGATGGACGGTTCCATCCTCGTCGTTTCCGCTCCGGACGGCTGTATGCCCCAGACGAAAGAGCACTTGCTGCTCGCCCGTCAGGTCGGCGTTCCGAAGATCATCGTCTTCCTCAATAAATGCGATCAGTTCGATGCGGCTGAAGCCGACGATATGATCGAAATGGCCGTCGAAGACGTCAAAGACACCATCGCAAAATACGGCTTTTCTCCCGATACGCCGATCATCAAGGGTTCGGCATTTAAAGCGCTGAACCAGCCCGAAGATCCCGCAAATACGAAGTGCATCGAAGAGCTGCTCACGGCTATGGATACGTGGTTTGACGATCCCGTCCGCGACGAAGACAAGCCCTTCCTCATGCCGATCGAAGATATCTTTACGATCACCGGACGCGGTACGGTTGTAACCGGCCGTATCGAACGCGGCGTCGTCAATATGAACGACGAAGTCGAAATCGTCGGTATTCGCCCGACGCAGAAATCGACGGTCACCGGTATCGAAATGTTCCAAAAGACCCTCGATCAGGGTATGGCCGGCGATAACGTCGGTATCCTTTTGCGCGGTATCGAAAAGAAAGACGTCGAGCGCGGTCAGGTTCTCGCAAAGCCGGGCACCATTCACCCGCACACGAAATTCGAAGCGCAGATCTACGTCCTCACGGAAGCCGAAGGCGGCCGCAAAAAACCGTTCTTCTCCGGCTACCGCCCGCAGTTCTATTTCCGCACGACGGATATCACCGGAACGATCGAACTCGAAGCGAACGTTCAGATGGTAAAACCGGGCGACAACGTCAAGATCATCGGCGAACTCATTCACCCGATCGCTATGGATGAAGGTCTGAAGCTTGCTATCCGCGAAGGCGGTCATACGATCGCGTCGGGACAGGTTACGAAGATTATCGAGTAG
- the rpsJ gene encoding 30S ribosomal protein S10, whose product MASGKIRVTLRAYDVEVIDQSAKSIVQTVQKAGARVSGPIPLPTRINKITVLRSPHVNKKSREQFEMRTHKRLIDILNPTSDVMDSLMKLELPAGVEVKVKQ is encoded by the coding sequence ATGGCAAGTGGTAAGATTCGCGTCACGCTCCGTGCTTACGATGTGGAAGTGATCGATCAGAGTGCAAAATCCATCGTGCAGACCGTTCAAAAAGCGGGTGCCCGTGTTTCAGGTCCTATTCCGCTTCCGACAAGGATCAATAAGATAACGGTGCTCCGTTCGCCGCATGTAAACAAAAAGTCGCGCGAACAGTTTGAGATGCGCACGCATAAGCGCCTTATCGACATACTGAATCCGACTTCGGACGTGATGGATTCGCTTATGAAGCTGGAACTGCCTGCCGGTGTTGAAGTGAAAGTAAAACAGTGA
- the rplC gene encoding 50S ribosomal protein L3 yields the protein MKGLIAKKVGMTQVFDESGNLVPVTVIRIDPNTVIATRTKERNGYDAVVLGIDDVKESRVTKAYKNQFAENIAPKRTLKEFRDFEKEVKVGDQIGMELFDGTRFLDVTSTSKGKGFQGVMKRWGFHGGRASHGSKFHREAGGTGQSTTPGHTFKNIKMPGRMGSKKVTIQNLQVVKTDADLKVIMVRGAVPGNKDCTLIVKSAVKK from the coding sequence ATGAAAGGTCTGATTGCAAAAAAAGTGGGGATGACGCAGGTATTCGATGAAAGCGGAAACCTTGTTCCGGTAACCGTGATCCGCATCGATCCCAATACCGTCATCGCCACGAGAACAAAAGAGCGTAACGGTTACGACGCGGTCGTCCTCGGAATCGACGATGTAAAAGAATCGAGAGTGACGAAAGCGTATAAAAATCAATTTGCGGAAAACATCGCGCCGAAGCGGACATTGAAAGAATTCCGCGATTTCGAAAAAGAAGTGAAAGTCGGCGATCAAATCGGCATGGAACTCTTCGACGGTACGCGCTTTCTCGACGTTACGTCGACGTCGAAGGGTAAGGGCTTTCAGGGCGTTATGAAACGCTGGGGCTTTCACGGCGGACGCGCTTCGCACGGTTCGAAATTTCACCGCGAAGCCGGCGGCACGGGACAGTCGACGACTCCGGGTCATACGTTCAAAAATATTAAAATGCCCGGCCGTATGGGTTCGAAAAAGGTTACGATTCAAAATCTGCAGGTCGTCAAAACCGATGCGGATCTGAAAGTGATTATGGTTCGCGGGGCCGTCCCCGGGAATAAAGACTGCACGCTGATCGTCAAGTCCGCGGTGAAAAAATAA
- the rplD gene encoding 50S ribosomal protein L4 → MEKKVFSVDGKELRTISLDDAVFGLPVNEDVIYYAVTNELANRRVGTACTKGRSEVHGSNAKPYKQKGTGHARRGDKKSPLLTGGGTIFGPKPRDFSYAIPKKEKRLAMKSILSMQAQSDRFTVVEDFTIDSGKTKDLVKILDNFTKGERTVLILKDDDAKIKQAARNIPSLQFLSYNRLSAHALFYGRKIIALESAVKNLSSFYAAKEKEAE, encoded by the coding sequence ATGGAAAAGAAAGTCTTTTCGGTCGACGGTAAAGAGCTGCGTACGATTTCGCTTGACGACGCCGTATTCGGTCTTCCGGTAAATGAAGATGTCATTTACTATGCCGTCACGAATGAATTGGCAAACAGGCGCGTCGGAACCGCTTGTACAAAAGGTCGTTCCGAAGTGCACGGCAGCAACGCGAAGCCGTATAAACAAAAGGGTACGGGGCACGCGCGCCGCGGTGATAAAAAATCTCCGCTTCTCACAGGCGGCGGTACGATTTTCGGACCGAAACCGCGCGACTTCAGCTATGCGATACCGAAAAAGGAAAAACGCCTGGCAATGAAATCGATTTTGAGTATGCAGGCACAGAGCGACCGTTTTACCGTCGTCGAAGATTTTACGATCGACAGCGGCAAAACGAAAGACTTGGTAAAGATTCTCGACAATTTTACCAAGGGCGAGCGCACTGTGCTTATCTTGAAAGACGACGATGCGAAAATCAAACAGGCCGCGCGCAATATCCCGTCGCTGCAGTTTTTGTCGTACAACCGCTTGAGCGCACACGCGCTGTTTTACGGACGGAAGATCATCGCTCTCGAAAGCGCGGTAAAAAATCTTTCTTCGTTTTACGCGGCGAAAGAAAAGGAGGCTGAATAA
- a CDS encoding 50S ribosomal protein L23, with the protein MDITDILIRPVISEKANMLREQDKYVFIVHKDASKIQIKDAVRKLFNVKVIGCTTMNIGGKMRRTRGIPGMTASYKKAIVRVAPGEKIQAFEGV; encoded by the coding sequence ATGGATATCACGGATATTCTTATCAGGCCGGTTATTTCGGAAAAAGCGAATATGCTGCGCGAGCAGGATAAATACGTTTTCATCGTTCACAAAGATGCGAGCAAAATACAGATCAAAGACGCCGTTCGAAAGCTCTTTAACGTAAAAGTTATCGGCTGCACGACGATGAATATTGGCGGAAAGATGCGGCGCACGCGGGGTATTCCCGGTATGACCGCTTCGTATAAAAAAGCGATTGTGCGCGTCGCCCCTGGTGAAAAGATCCAGGCGTTTGAAGGCGTGTAA
- the rplB gene encoding 50S ribosomal protein L2 has translation MALKIFKPITPGTRGRVDLVRNHLTAKKPEKTLTSGMVSHAGRGGGGRISVRHQGGGHKRKYRDIDFKRNKHGIPGTVKTIEYDPNRSANIALVYYADGDKRYIIAPKGLQVGQKIMAGETAAPTVGNALPLGLIPVGFTVHNIELQLGRGGQLARSAGTSAMIAGNEGDYVIIRLPSSEMRRVNSKCYATIGVVGNEDHMNVRLGKAGRRRWMGVRPTVRGMAMNPVDHPLGGGEGAGKGRNPVTPWGQPCKGYKTRNKRKTSSKFIISRRKK, from the coding sequence ATGGCTCTTAAGATATTTAAGCCGATAACGCCGGGTACGCGCGGACGCGTGGACTTGGTGCGAAATCACTTGACGGCAAAGAAACCCGAAAAAACACTTACGTCAGGTATGGTGTCTCACGCGGGCCGCGGAGGCGGCGGACGGATTTCCGTGCGCCATCAGGGCGGCGGACACAAACGGAAGTATCGAGACATCGATTTTAAACGCAATAAACACGGTATTCCCGGTACGGTGAAGACGATCGAATACGATCCGAACCGCAGCGCAAATATCGCGCTCGTGTATTATGCCGACGGCGACAAGCGCTATATCATCGCGCCGAAGGGTTTGCAGGTCGGACAGAAGATCATGGCCGGCGAAACGGCGGCTCCGACGGTCGGCAACGCGCTGCCGCTCGGTCTCATTCCCGTCGGTTTTACGGTGCACAATATCGAACTGCAGCTGGGGCGCGGCGGACAGCTCGCGCGTTCGGCCGGTACGAGTGCGATGATCGCCGGCAACGAAGGCGACTATGTCATCATCCGTTTGCCGTCGAGCGAAATGCGCAGAGTCAACAGCAAATGTTATGCGACGATCGGCGTTGTCGGAAACGAAGATCATATGAACGTGCGGCTCGGAAAAGCGGGCCGCAGACGCTGGATGGGCGTACGCCCGACGGTTCGCGGTATGGCGATGAACCCGGTCGATCACCCGCTCGGCGGCGGCGAAGGCGCCGGAAAGGGACGCAATCCCGTTACTCCGTGGGGACAGCCGTGCAAAGGCTACAAAACCCGCAACAAGCGGAAGACGTCGAGCAAATTTATTATTTCGCGCCGTAAGAAGTAA
- the rpsS gene encoding 30S ribosomal protein S19: MSRSVKKGPFVEKSLYKKVQAMNKESDRKMIKTYSRCSTIIPEMVGNTISVYNGKSWIPVYITENLVGHKLGEFSPTRVFRAHGGSDKSAAKTAAAAPKAAPAAAPAAAK; this comes from the coding sequence GTGTCAAGATCGGTTAAAAAAGGCCCTTTTGTGGAAAAGAGCCTCTATAAGAAAGTACAGGCGATGAACAAAGAATCGGACAGGAAGATGATAAAGACGTATTCCCGCTGTTCGACGATCATCCCTGAAATGGTCGGAAATACGATTTCCGTATATAACGGTAAGTCGTGGATTCCCGTGTATATCACGGAAAACCTCGTCGGGCATAAGCTCGGAGAATTTTCTCCGACCCGCGTGTTCCGCGCGCACGGCGGATCCGACAAGTCCGCTGCAAAGACGGCCGCGGCCGCACCGAAGGCGGCTCCCGCAGCCGCTCCGGCCGCCGCTAAATAA
- the rplV gene encoding 50S ribosomal protein L22, with amino-acid sequence MAENKGYRAVSKFLFASPTKVRPVARVIHQKRCSEAAVILENMPQKGARLIGKTLKSAVSNALNANSKLDEDMLYVKEIKIDEGPRLKRIWFRARGRADQLLKRMCHITVVVDEKAGK; translated from the coding sequence ATGGCTGAAAACAAAGGATATAGAGCTGTATCGAAATTTCTGTTCGCATCGCCGACGAAGGTTCGCCCCGTCGCCCGTGTGATACATCAAAAGCGCTGTTCCGAAGCTGCGGTCATTCTCGAAAATATGCCGCAAAAAGGCGCGCGCCTTATCGGCAAAACGCTCAAGTCGGCCGTGTCGAACGCGCTCAACGCGAACAGCAAGCTCGATGAAGATATGCTGTACGTCAAAGAGATCAAAATCGACGAGGGTCCGCGGCTCAAACGGATTTGGTTCCGCGCACGCGGACGTGCGGATCAGCTTTTAAAGCGTATGTGTCATATTACTGTCGTCGTTGACGAAAAGGCGGGAAAATAA
- the rpsC gene encoding 30S ribosomal protein S3 gives MGQKVNPIGLRLGVNKTWQSRWYADPREYAGLVLEDLKIRKMIANLPECKNADIAEIEIVRHPQRVTIVIHTARPGVIIGVKGATIETISAQIQKQLEPKKVQIKIKEIKRADLNATLIAENVGRQLAGHGSYRRALKQAINNAVRAGAQGIKIRLAGRLGGADMKRTEEHKEGRVPLHTLRADIDYGTYEAQTTYGKIGVKVWVYNGMNYGVEQNEDAGQLVRKGRRERAPAQSEKQARS, from the coding sequence GTGGGTCAGAAAGTTAATCCTATCGGTTTGCGTCTCGGCGTAAACAAAACATGGCAGTCTCGCTGGTATGCGGATCCCCGCGAATATGCCGGTCTCGTCCTCGAAGATTTGAAAATCCGCAAAATGATTGCAAATCTTCCCGAATGCAAAAACGCCGACATAGCGGAGATCGAAATCGTCCGTCATCCGCAGCGCGTGACGATCGTAATCCATACGGCGCGTCCGGGCGTCATTATCGGCGTCAAAGGCGCGACGATCGAAACGATCAGTGCACAGATTCAAAAGCAGCTTGAACCGAAAAAGGTGCAGATCAAAATCAAAGAGATCAAGCGTGCCGATTTGAACGCGACGCTCATCGCCGAAAACGTCGGACGTCAGCTTGCGGGTCACGGTTCGTACCGCCGCGCTTTAAAACAGGCGATCAACAACGCGGTTCGCGCCGGCGCTCAGGGTATTAAAATCCGTCTCGCCGGCCGTCTCGGAGGCGCGGACATGAAGCGCACCGAAGAGCACAAAGAGGGCCGCGTTCCGCTCCATACGCTGAGAGCCGATATCGACTACGGCACGTATGAAGCGCAGACGACGTACGGCAAAATCGGCGTCAAAGTCTGGGTGTACAACGGTATGAATTACGGTGTCGAACAAAACGAAGACGCCGGCCAGCTTGTGCGCAAAGGCCGCCGCGAACGCGCTCCGGCGCAGTCCGAAAAACAGGCAAGGAGTTAA
- the rplP gene encoding 50S ribosomal protein L16, which produces MPLSPKRVLHRKVQRGREKGNATRDNHIDFGDIALVATEPTWLKATVIEACRVAINRELNRKGKVWIRVFPDKPISKKPAEVRMGKGKGAPEFWAAVIKPGMILFEIGGVDVKQAHRALELAQSKLPILTKIAYKPVTA; this is translated from the coding sequence ATGCCGCTCAGTCCGAAAAGAGTATTGCACCGTAAAGTGCAGCGCGGTAGAGAAAAAGGAAACGCAACGCGCGACAATCATATAGATTTCGGCGACATAGCGCTCGTCGCGACGGAGCCGACGTGGCTCAAAGCGACGGTTATCGAAGCGTGCCGCGTTGCGATCAACCGCGAACTCAACCGCAAAGGCAAAGTGTGGATCCGCGTATTCCCCGACAAGCCCATTTCAAAAAAGCCGGCCGAAGTCCGCATGGGTAAGGGAAAAGGTGCGCCCGAATTCTGGGCGGCCGTTATCAAGCCGGGTATGATTTTATTCGAAATCGGCGGTGTCGACGTAAAGCAGGCGCACCGCGCGCTCGAACTTGCGCAAAGCAAACTGCCTATTTTGACGAAAATCGCGTACAAGCCGGTTACGGCGTAA
- the rpmC gene encoding 50S ribosomal protein L29, whose amino-acid sequence MADKNIKDKELSYEELVAKRDKMKKEYMDLRFKMVISHVDNPLQKRTMRREIARLNTFIRQKCPAAQKTAEANK is encoded by the coding sequence ATGGCCGATAAAAATATCAAAGATAAAGAACTGTCTTATGAAGAACTCGTTGCAAAGCGCGACAAGATGAAAAAAGAGTACATGGATTTACGTTTTAAGATGGTAATCTCCCATGTAGATAATCCGCTTCAAAAACGTACGATGCGCCGCGAAATCGCCCGCTTAAATACGTTCATTCGGCAAAAGTGCCCCGCGGCACAAAAAACCGCCGAAGCAAATAAATAG
- the rpsQ gene encoding 30S ribosomal protein S17 codes for MEEQTVQVKKPNHRSFVGLVTSDKMEKSIVVSVATRKMDRLYKKYVKRTKKYMAHDEKNDAHIGDTVRIVECRPLSRHKRWRLVEIIERAK; via the coding sequence GTGGAAGAGCAGACTGTTCAGGTAAAAAAGCCGAATCACCGTTCGTTTGTCGGTCTCGTGACGAGCGATAAAATGGAAAAATCGATCGTCGTCTCCGTTGCCACAAGGAAGATGGACAGGCTTTATAAAAAATACGTCAAACGGACAAAGAAGTATATGGCTCACGATGAAAAAAACGACGCTCATATCGGAGACACCGTGCGCATCGTGGAGTGCAGACCGCTCAGCCGGCACAAACGTTGGCGGCTTGTCGAAATTATCGAACGTGCAAAATAA
- the rplN gene encoding 50S ribosomal protein L14, with the protein MIQMQSMLTVADNSGAKTVQCIKVLGGTHRRYAGIGDIVVVAVKDAIPTSTIKKGAVEKAVIVRQSKEYRRPDGTYIRFDDNACVIVDDSKNPKGKRVFGPVARELRDMDFMKIVSLAPEVL; encoded by the coding sequence ATGATTCAAATGCAGTCCATGCTTACCGTTGCGGATAACTCCGGCGCAAAAACGGTTCAGTGTATCAAAGTGCTCGGCGGCACGCACCGCCGCTATGCCGGTATCGGCGATATCGTCGTCGTAGCCGTCAAAGACGCGATCCCGACGTCGACGATCAAAAAGGGTGCGGTCGAAAAAGCCGTTATCGTGCGCCAGTCGAAAGAATACCGTCGTCCGGACGGAACCTATATCCGCTTCGACGACAACGCGTGCGTCATCGTCGACGACAGTAAAAATCCGAAAGGCAAACGCGTGTTCGGGCCGGTTGCCCGCGAACTGCGCGATATGGATTTTATGAAAATCGTTTCGCTTGCGCCGGAAGTATTGTAA
- the rplX gene encoding 50S ribosomal protein L24 has protein sequence MQKKFKIKKNDNVEVLAGKDKGKRGSVVRIIPKKDKVIVSGVNIVKKAMKRRSQQDQGGIVEVEAPLHISNVGVVCKKCGRPVKIGYKIDGDKKVRVCRKCGETL, from the coding sequence ATGCAAAAGAAATTTAAAATTAAAAAGAACGATAATGTGGAAGTGCTTGCCGGCAAAGATAAGGGAAAACGCGGCTCTGTCGTGCGCATCATTCCGAAAAAAGACAAAGTGATCGTTTCCGGCGTCAATATCGTCAAAAAGGCGATGAAGCGCAGAAGCCAGCAGGATCAGGGCGGCATCGTCGAAGTCGAAGCGCCGCTGCACATTTCCAACGTCGGCGTCGTGTGCAAAAAATGCGGACGCCCGGTAAAGATCGGTTATAAAATTGACGGCGATAAAAAAGTTCGTGTCTGCCGTAAATGTGGAGAAACACTGTAA
- the rplE gene encoding 50S ribosomal protein L5: MDNYVPRLKKVYKETIAPALIKEFGYTTPMQVPAIKKIVVSMGVGEALTNKKLLDAAVEDLAQITGQHAVKTKARKSIANFKLREGNEVGARVTLRGTMMYEFLDRLVNVALPRVKDFRGIKSTGFDGHGNFSLGITEQIIFPEIDFDKIARISGMNIAIVTSAKTDNEARALLAKFNMPFRK, translated from the coding sequence ATGGACAATTACGTACCTCGGCTTAAGAAAGTCTACAAGGAAACTATCGCTCCCGCTCTCATAAAAGAGTTCGGCTATACGACGCCGATGCAGGTTCCCGCAATCAAAAAGATTGTCGTGAGCATGGGCGTGGGCGAAGCGCTCACCAACAAGAAACTTCTTGATGCCGCTGTCGAAGATCTGGCGCAGATTACGGGACAGCACGCGGTCAAGACAAAGGCTCGCAAAAGCATAGCCAATTTCAAACTTCGTGAGGGCAATGAAGTGGGCGCACGGGTAACGCTGCGCGGAACAATGATGTATGAATTTTTGGACCGCCTCGTCAATGTCGCCCTTCCGCGCGTTAAGGATTTCCGCGGTATCAAATCGACCGGATTTGACGGACACGGAAATTTTTCTCTCGGCATTACGGAACAGATTATTTTCCCGGAAATCGATTTCGATAAAATCGCGCGGATATCCGGCATGAATATCGCGATCGTAACGAGCGCAAAGACGGACAACGAAGCCCGCGCTTTGCTTGCCAAGTTCAATATGCCGTTCCGGAAATAA
- a CDS encoding type Z 30S ribosomal protein S14 — MAKKSMVIKAARKQKYPTREYNRCQICGRPRGYLRKFKMCRLCFRKLASEGLLPGVTKSSW, encoded by the coding sequence ATGGCTAAGAAATCGATGGTTATTAAAGCCGCCCGCAAGCAAAAATATCCGACACGGGAATACAACCGCTGTCAGATTTGCGGACGCCCGCGTGGATATTTACGGAAATTTAAAATGTGCCGTTTGTGCTTCCGTAAATTGGCAAGTGAAGGCCTGCTCCCGGGCGTCACGAAATCGAGTTGGTAG
- the rpsH gene encoding 30S ribosomal protein S8 — translation MSASDPVADMLTKVRNAVAVRHEKVDVPTSKLKLEIVKILKTEGYIKNFKKVQEEGKNVIRIFLKYDGQNNSVIHGLKRISTPGRRVYSGFKDLPRVYNGYGTLIVSTSAGVTTGKKATEKMVGGELICTVW, via the coding sequence ATGAGTGCATCGGATCCCGTAGCGGATATGCTCACCAAGGTTCGGAATGCGGTTGCTGTCCGCCACGAAAAAGTCGACGTTCCGACTTCGAAGCTGAAGCTGGAAATTGTCAAGATTTTGAAAACCGAAGGGTATATCAAAAACTTTAAAAAGGTTCAAGAAGAAGGGAAAAACGTTATCCGTATCTTTTTGAAATACGACGGTCAAAACAATTCGGTCATTCACGGGCTGAAAAGAATTTCGACGCCCGGACGCCGCGTGTATTCTGGCTTTAAAGATTTGCCGCGTGTGTATAACGGCTACGGAACGCTTATCGTTTCGACGTCGGCGGGCGTGACGACCGGAAAAAAGGCGACCGAAAAAATGGTCGGCGGCGAATTGATCTGCACGGTATGGTAA
- the rplF gene encoding 50S ribosomal protein L6, with protein MSKLGKLPVAVPAGVTVTVNPDSISVKGPKGELHQHYGNNVKVSFEDGNISVTPNNTSKQANADHGLYRSLIKDMVIGVTTGFSKSLIITGVGFRAEVKGKELVMNLGYSNDFIALIPDGLTVAADANGKVTVSGISKQQVGQFCAEIRSLRKPEPYKGKGIRYETEVIRRKVGKTGVK; from the coding sequence ATGTCAAAACTAGGTAAACTTCCCGTCGCTGTTCCGGCGGGCGTCACGGTAACGGTAAATCCCGATTCGATTTCCGTAAAGGGGCCGAAAGGCGAACTGCATCAGCATTACGGAAACAATGTAAAGGTTTCGTTCGAAGACGGAAACATTTCCGTAACGCCGAACAATACATCGAAACAGGCGAATGCGGATCACGGTTTGTACCGCAGCCTTATCAAAGATATGGTAATCGGAGTGACAACCGGTTTTTCGAAATCGCTCATCATCACGGGCGTCGGTTTTCGTGCCGAAGTCAAAGGCAAAGAGCTGGTGATGAACCTCGGTTATTCGAACGATTTTATCGCGCTGATCCCCGACGGTCTTACGGTCGCAGCCGATGCGAACGGCAAAGTTACGGTGTCCGGTATCAGTAAACAGCAAGTCGGTCAGTTTTGCGCGGAAATCCGCAGTTTGCGCAAACCCGAACCTTATAAGGGTAAGGGTATCCGCTATGAAACCGAAGTCATCAGACGCAAAGTCGGTAAAACCGGTGTAAAATAA
- the rplR gene encoding 50S ribosomal protein L18: protein MIKKMDDKNRRRLHRKFHIRKTVYGTASRPRMTVTRSNKNLSVQIVNDDEGKTLACISTLEKEFANLKPTVADAAKLGEALGARLKDKQITTVVFDRNGYLYHGVVKALADGARKAGIVF, encoded by the coding sequence ATGATTAAAAAGATGGACGATAAAAACAGACGCCGTCTGCACAGAAAATTCCATATCCGCAAAACGGTCTACGGAACGGCTTCCCGTCCCCGCATGACGGTGACGCGGAGCAATAAAAATCTGTCGGTGCAGATCGTCAACGACGATGAAGGTAAAACGCTCGCCTGTATTTCGACGCTTGAAAAAGAATTTGCAAACCTGAAGCCGACCGTTGCCGACGCTGCAAAGCTCGGCGAAGCGCTCGGCGCGCGTCTGAAAGACAAGCAGATTACGACTGTCGTGTTCGACCGCAACGGGTATCTCTATCACGGCGTCGTTAAAGCACTTGCCGACGGAGCCCGCAAAGCGGGAATCGTATTCTAA
- the rpsE gene encoding 30S ribosomal protein S5 yields MAEQENKEVKEVKTAADPKDTPRAETSRDNAREGGRERRGRGRDRGERRSDEEKEFVEKLVMLNRTAKVVKGGRRFSFAALTVVGDKKGRVGYGFGKANDVTEAIKKSIDRAKRSLIVLPVKNGTIPHEMIGKYKSSEVLIKPACPGTGIIAGGAVRAIMDAAGATDIISKSLGASASVNVVRATFDAIGHLLDAKAVAAGRGKTLDELWG; encoded by the coding sequence ATGGCAGAGCAGGAAAATAAAGAAGTAAAAGAAGTTAAAACTGCAGCCGATCCGAAGGACACGCCCCGCGCGGAAACTTCAAGAGACAACGCCCGTGAAGGCGGACGGGAACGGCGAGGCAGGGGCAGAGACCGCGGCGAGCGCAGAAGCGATGAAGAAAAAGAATTCGTTGAAAAGCTCGTCATGCTCAACCGCACGGCAAAAGTCGTAAAGGGCGGCCGCCGCTTTTCGTTTGCGGCGCTTACGGTCGTCGGCGATAAAAAGGGCCGCGTCGGCTACGGGTTCGGAAAAGCGAACGACGTAACCGAAGCTATCAAAAAAAGCATCGACCGCGCAAAGCGCAGTCTCATCGTTTTGCCGGTAAAAAACGGAACGATTCCGCACGAGATGATCGGCAAGTATAAAAGCTCCGAAGTGCTTATCAAACCGGCCTGTCCGGGTACCGGTATCATCGCCGGAGGTGCCGTCCGTGCGATTATGGACGCTGCGGGAGCGACGGATATTATTTCGAAATCGCTCGGCGCGAGCGCGTCCGTCAATGTCGTACGTGCGACTTTCGATGCGATCGGGCATTTGCTCGATGCAAAGGCCGTTGCTGCGGGCAGAGGCAAAACGCTCGACGAGTTGTGGGGTTAA
- the rpmD gene encoding 50S ribosomal protein L30: protein MAGKLKITLKKSTIRQKSDVKATVRSLGLGKLNSSVVHDDNASIRGMIARCSHLLAVEEAK from the coding sequence ATGGCAGGTAAACTCAAAATTACGCTGAAAAAAAGTACGATCAGACAGAAGTCGGATGTAAAAGCGACCGTGCGCTCGCTCGGTCTGGGAAAGCTCAATTCGTCGGTCGTACACGACGATAACGCTTCTATTCGCGGAATGATTGCAAGGTGTTCTCACCTTCTTGCAGTCGAGGAGGCGAAATAA